The sequence AATGTGGTAATagattaatatttgtaattttgtttaaatattaaaagtggGTAATTCTATAGTCAATATAAATTTTTCTAGTTATCACATAcaccaaaagtttggggtcggtaagtttCATGATCTCttttgctcacaaaggctgcatgtatttgatcaaaaaatgaattaataaatgaataaaaggaatacaaaaacagtaatattgtgaaatattattacaattaaaaaaacttttcttttttcattcattttaaaatgtaatttattcctgtgatgaaattTTTTGAacagccataactccagtcttctgtgtcagttttcagaaatcattgaaatatgctgatttggcactcaaaaaacatttattattattaatgttgaaaacagttgtgttccttaatattttagtagaaaccattttttcagtattctttgatgaataaaaagtttgaacgaactgcattttttttaatagaaatcttttgtaacattataaatgtcttaactgtcacttctcatcaaattaatgcatctttgtatattaatttctcaaaaaaaaaaaaaaaaaaaccttgccgaCCCCAAAACCTTTGAATATATGCTGTATTATCTTATAATTGCTTAATATATACtacataaaatattgaatatcatataaataataatagtttaaaaagtCATATAAAAGTAATGAGCTCCTGTTATGAATAGTTGTTCATTCTCAAATATTTGTTATCTTTTCTGTATGTTAAACCTTGCATGCaagtagggttgcaaaggggtggaaaatttccagtaaatttccggaaactttccaaaaatctttggaatattcaaaaaaaaatcctggaaagttttctAAATTTATggaatatttacaaaatgtactggaaattttccaccttttgCAACCCTACATGCAAGCCAtattaatgtacaatatgtgaatcattctttttaactgattcttttcaatgaatcaatcaCATGGCTTCATTAGCAAAGTCCTTATGGACATTTATGTCAAAATTTGTCTTTTTCCATTCTTTTTCgggcttcttttcttttttctctttttgtttcttttctttttttctgtctaggTCTCTCCTGCCACATAATTACTTTCATTTCAcatgaaaacattgcatttaatgcTACATTATAAATTACATTGATGCCCGTATCCTTCAGCCCACATACAGTAGCCTAGTGGCTCACAAGTGCCTCACTTTGTTCATTAATTAAAGTGATTTGTTGGcttaaaaataaaaggctttCCGACTTTGCAGAGCAGGCAGTCAAAATGAATCATCACTTTGCCAGTTGTTTGTCCATGTACTGATTCGTCAGCACTTAGGGATTAATTACGCTTTAAAAACCGCACAGCTAATGGAGCGTTTTATTTGAGGATTGGGTCCTACGGTTCTGATATCCCCAAATTGTTTTAATACAGAATATCTCGTATTATATCTCCAGAACAGCTGCGTATACCATCCAAATCTCATCACCTGTGAATTGCTCCTCAACGGGGCTTTCAGTGGTTTCCTCTCCGTCCATTGATGATAAGAGCTGTGTTTATTCTGCAGAGTGAGTCAGTGAAGGAAAGAGCAGCCTCCCACTGTGTGCCGTGTGGTTTTTTGCTAACACATGGTTCTGTGGTGTAGACTCATACTTATGTGGCTCCTTTCCAACTGCCATTAATATAGTCAAAACACAGACTGTGTAATGTGTAAATGAGGAAATACTACGCTGTATTTATTTCCTGTGTCAATGGATACACTTTAGATTAGCTGACGCCTTTATTCTGTTCCCTAACTTATGTGTGCAGGGATAAAACAGCTGAAGTCCCCTACCGCAGTTCATTCACTGCATCAGCTGCTGTGGTTAAGCTGGAATGTGAAGGCATGTGTTCTGCGTAGACCAGATTCGATACCTTCTTCCTTTTATCCGCTCCGGTTGTGTTGTCTAATCTTCACCTGGTGCTTTTTGTTGATGGAGCACTGCTGTTTGTCTGAGTCACACCACACACGGTTCTTTATTTGTTACGCTTATGTTGTGTACTGTGGTGTGGTGTTGCAGATGTGAATGCAGCTGTTGGGGTTTAAAAAGGGAAGTGTTTCTCACATAGCGTTCTCACCTCTCCTTGGGTGTGTTGTCGATACTTGTGTGCCTCTAAGGGTCTCCTTATTCTCTGTTGAAACATCCTCAAGCGCTTTTGTTTGATCTGCTTGAACTATGAGCTTACTGATGTGATTTCATCAGATCGGCAATAATGGGACTGTCCTGGGGAAATAGGAGTTCAAATAAGTTCACAGCCTGAAGGTGCAAAAAGGCAAGGAAAACAAGCTCAACTAAAATGACAATTATGTCACTATTTTcttaaattcttgttttttttaaaaatctgatttgagatgatatgattttctttcttgtaTGGATTGCAAAAAGAGTAGCTGAATAAtcaaactgcacattttttgccgagatatttttttattaatttttttatgaacatttctAATTCATACAAGCctcatttctgtcttttttttttaaaagtttgaaaaagtgTTCTATATTTTCCTCtggaaaaattttaattcagtagtgtcattttgttattatttatgctattattatactgattaatattttaaaatagtttttattttcatactttgttttcattttaaattcagtataagttttaattttatgtgcttttgttgtttttattagtttttctaatatttccatttagtattattttatttttattacttaatttttttcttcttttttcagatTTAGTTCATGTTCCATGGGCAACTTACAttatttcatttctaattttcaaggttttttaagttgaagttgttaatctaatattaatattttattttactcctctattttaatgaacaaaaacattttttacattaagtTAGCAATAACAACAGAGAAATACAGCCAAGCATTCATAAcgattttatttttaactctcATCATTTTATGTCTTCTTCAGTtgcccttctctttctctctcccttaaTGATTCCTCCCTCTCCGCTCTAGTAATGGCTAAGTGCTAACATGACCTTAACCTCCTCCACCGGTCAGAGTGAGACAGTCTCTCAGACAGGTGTCCCATTTTCTCTGAGAGAATTCACAAGTAACAGATGTTGGGCTGCGGTACGTGTGTGTTTATGCGAGCAATGCATTACTCATAGTGTGTGTGCAATTAAATCTATGTGCCTCCATGCAAATATTTACACTAAAGCTAGTTTGCAATTCTACATATGACCGGAGGAAATTATACATCTGCTCCAGATGTGTTGATCTGTTTGTTTAtccaataacatgcatttaatgtCAGtgtaaatacatactgtattcaTATTCTGCCgcccgcctccgctcactcaagcaggctgcggctcactctaggcctccggcctctgctcactcaaggccgcggtgtgtgatgctgtttcattgagaaagcgaaactactttgtttggccttccaaaataggacacaactagaaatcatgtttatatcacatttataatgggttttatgtttatgttttgtcgctccggccagacaggtcatcacagtatggtaaggggcgtaagatttccgtcacatgcttgaggcattcggctaatcacaacacgctggatagctggccaatcagagcacacctcgcttttcagaacgattagctttgtaaaaatcgacgtgtttgtGAAGGATGGTGCTTtgtgagaaacaataatgtacagtttgtggaaaataatgtgttttttgaaccttaaaccgcataaacacatttcattacaccaaatacacaaaataatgttctttttagcaacgtcatatgacccctttaaatcttgTTCATTAGCATAAGCTTGCGCTGTCACAATGCCAACAGTATCGCCCACTCTCACTGAATAGAATATATTAGTCGATTGTCAAATTGTTAAATGCAAATAGAACAATAGATATCTGAAAGCTGTATTGTTATGCAGTTgcgtaaacaaaaaaatattgttaggAGTATTTGGATTGcttcttcaaaacaaaactgcTTAAGTGGAATCTGATATGCCATAGACCTACTACATGGCCTCTATTGtttcatgaactgaaatgtgaaACGCATTGCCCTCGTCTGGAGACCCTTTAGTCCATAACAAGCAGCTCGCGGCTGTCAGGAGCCAGTGAAGAATTTCTTCCTCATTTCAACACAGACAGACCGGAGCTTTCTGGATCATCGTGTCCAGAGGCGACCGTGTTTTATCTAGCTTTAGCATATGATCTGCCTCCATAACACCCACATTAATAGCAAACACACTGGTATTTGAGTGGAGAAGAAAGATAGAGAGTTATGTTAAACGAAAAAgggatttgaaaatgtaaaacaggAGTAGAAGAGGGTGTGGAATAAGGGCTGTTGTGAAATCATACTGTCATCTCTCAGGCATGTCTGCTGAATTCTTTCTGCCTTCTAAATTTTCCCTCCTATTTTTCATCCCTCTGTTTTCTCCTCATATGATCTCTTGAGTCATTCTAATGCTGCCTCTCCTCGACAGATTACCTCACAGTTCTGCCTTTTGCTAGATTTTCAATGGCTTAAGCTCTCGTTTCGAGCCTCTTTCTCTCTAGTCGTCTTCTTGTCCTCTTCTGCTCACACTCTTTACTGCCTGAGAGCAGAAACAGCAGGTTCTGAATGTGGCATGATGATGAAGTTGCAATAGGCTTTTGATATTCATTCCTTACAGCTTTCTGCATCTCTGGCTTTTTCAATTTCATTCCCTGTCTGTCTTTATTCGAGCAGTGACTTTGACGTTTCATTTGGCACATGGAAACCTGCCTCCAATTAGTGGTATCTTTACATTGATGCTTTTGTATTGATTTGCATAGCCGTCCAGACAGCTGTCATGTCAGAGTCATTGATGACTGAGAGGCTgagtaaaaaaaagctttttgacaAAAGAAATTGCTTGAACTTAATGTTTAAAATTCACATAAAGTCACTACATAGAGAGCTTAAACAAATCTGCtggcactttccatgaatagTATACAAAATTGGGCCTgaacatcataaaaacaaaaggtGGTGTTTCAGGtgtaaaaaagttatttcttatttgtcacagttttatggtattttttgcAATGGGGAAAATCATGACATAAGCATGtagtatttacaaaaaaaaaataaaaatacataaaatctaaactaaaaaaaacagtttaacagaTTATGTCAAAAGCTTGACATTTTGTATGATTAGGATATAAAGCTAAAATAATGGGGCACCAAAGTGTACTGCATTGTTAGTGCACACATTCAGTTATCCTTGCCTCCACTGCAAAAGAGGGTTTATTTCAGGATTTATTTCAGTGATGGTAATCCTTCATTTTGCTCTGAAAGTCACAGTGATGACCTTTCATCAGTGTGTTGGAGAATAGAGCAGTATAATGATAGACTCGGCACTTAATTGGTCATAATTACCACACTTATTATCCAAGAGTCTTCAATATATCATTGGAGGGTCTTAGGCCATTTTTATTTGACCtacattcacatttttatatgtttaaaaaatgtatcttatgctcaccaaaggcaatgtttatttgatcaaaaatacagtgtgaaatattattaaaatttaaagtagtgttgtcaaatgattaatcgtgattaattgcatccaaaataaaagttttggtttacattatatgtgtgtgaactgtgtatatttattatgtatatataaatacgcacacatacagcatatatttaaaaaaaatatttatatgtatatatgtacattcaatttatatcatatataaatatatttaatatataaacgtaacatatttttcttaaatatatacatgcatgtgtgtgtatttatatatacataaaacatatacacagtacacacacatatatcaatGTAaacaaaacgtttattttggatgcgattaatcgtttgacagcactaatttaaagtaactcttttctatttaaatttaaatttattcctgtgatgccaaagctgaattttcagcatggtcattcagaaatcattctgatatgctcatttgctgcttcttattatttattttaaaaactgcttaatatctattcagcatgtatttgaaatagaattgctttgtattgttatatttgtttaatgcgtccctaaatgaaagtattaatttctttataaaaaatctttctaaccccaaactttcgaacagaGATATATATTCCAGCAATGTAAATTATGGATTGAAGTCATTCTTTTTCTTATACTGCTCTTTATGTTCAATAGAAGACTCATAAAGCTGAGTTGAGTGTTagagttttcctttctcttcctttctttttctctgtgaCAGAATGTGAATGAACTGTAACAAAGCAATACAGTATGGCGCATCTCTGACACCTCCCACCCACCTGCTGCTCTTCAGTTTGATTGTAATTGAAAGGGTTTATTTCTGTATAGCTGAGAATAAGGAACTTCAACCTCACTGTCTTAATTCAAACCTTTGTTCCGATCTATCACCCTAAAGTAATAACCTGATTTAATTACATCCACAGGAAAGACGATGCAACGGAAGGATTTTTCACAGCATACACCTGCTGCCAGATCGAAAATAAGtagtgtgaaaaaaagaaaaaatgcaagtgTAGAAATTGCTGCAGAAGTAGAAAATGTAGAGTTGCTCATCATTCTCTTTGTTGCATTGTGCTGCATTAGTGTTATTGAAGGGGCGATTTAAATTTTAGATCAATTATAAAGCTACTTAAGTAAATTAAGCATTAAGTAGATTGCTAAATCTCTGATTACGCACAGCCTTGTATATCCTTTCCTGCTTTCCAAGCAGTCAAAAGCTGCTTTGGTGTCATATATTGcatatgaaaaacagtaaagtgACCCTAAGATCATATGCAACCAGTGATTCCTCAAATTGGAGCGTTATTCAAGCAATTTTGGCATTTGAGAGATTTTTACAAAAACCTAAGAGCAGTGTAACAGATATTATGTACAAGTTTTAGAAATGTTGCTACTTTTCAAATTGTTCTCTAAAGTCAAGTGGCAGATACCATTTTGCTAAAAgatagttttaatatttctgcTTAACATCCCTCCGTCGTTAATGAGAACATTTGGAAATGATCAAATGCAGAGGAGAGAATGTAAGTGGGTCAGATGCATTCAGGGGGAGATTGCTGAGAGAGGGAATGGCTTTTTCTCTTAAAGAGCGTGGGATTCGGGATCCTGGCCAGTAATATCAGGAGAGTTGATATCCTGTTCTGGTTTAGCCATTTCCTTGACTTTGCTGCTGTTTTATTTGCTAGGTCAGTGACAGGATCAGAGCGGGGCAGGAAATATATCATTCAGAATGAGCATAGCATGTCAAATCAGGATGGTTATTATTCCTCTCTCTTCCTCAAATGCCAGTTCAATAAGATATATGCATGTCCTGGTGTGAATTAGCGCCGGCCACATTATGAATTAGTATTCTCGCTGTTTCTTTTCTCgctttcactctttctctcttcactCGCACACTGGCAAGCTGTGGTGGCACACTGAGCTTATTATGAGTCTGCTGCATGTGCATCAGTTAAAGCAATTCATTTGTTCTCTTTTACTTAATAAATCAGCTCCTCTTCCTGCCTTCATCTTCTGTTCCCCACTTTCAATTCTCGTACTGTAGGTTCTTAATCCATATTTGACAATAACAACTGACATCATGATTAAATGAACTCTTAAATTCTATGCTGTTCATATTTCAAGGGGCTGTTTTGAATCTGTAAtgcatttacagaaaattaatccTTTCAATCAAGTCTCAATTTCCCTCAATAAGTCTTTGAACGTCTCtgagttttaataaaatgttaaagctGGTATGGGTTTCAAAAATTAAGCTGAATAGactattcttttattattattactataaaatttAGTTCCTCAACAGTTCCTTTGCGCTCTTCTTGTATAGGGCTGGATAATTTAGTTTGTTCCTGCCCTACATTTCTTCTTTAGGCACTAATGACTGTTACAATTACTGTAGCAATTTCAAGTACTTCCATTTGTAGAAATCTAGTACCACATTAGTATGGGCGGaaattctaataattataatacattttatacaatgtattttgttgCCACAGGAAATGTCCACACTAAAAGGTCTTATGTCAGACATCACAGGGTTTGGAAGAGTCCATTTAAATATGTGAGCAGAGCTGTGGTTTATATGTAGGGTCCAACACTAAGTTGATGCCACACCTGCCAATGTCAGTGAATTAAGATAATTAAATGACCAATGGCCATAAATATTCATGTCATaataatgtatgtaaaaataaactgcattttccattatttttaataaaatattatctgaattataattaatttattaaaataattttatatgtgtatatcattttattttatattatttataattatttattattattttattttatatctatttatttgcAGTATTTCAGCAAAATTGCATGTTAAAAAAGCATGAACGAGACATAATGTGATTCTATTTCTTGTATCTTAGAAATAGAATCTTAATTTAAGAACTTAAGAAATCCAATATAgtcaagctctctctctctctctctctctctctctctctctatttatatttttgaatatattcaaggtaattgatttaaaaagatgcaaacatAAGTCTATTAGTTAAtaaatttattgtactttttttttattctttaatgtatttttttatataattatcagCTCAGGGCCAGATTATAGTTTTTGCCACTTATATTTCAGTTCCTAATGAAATTACCAGCAAATGTGTCCTAGTTTTAATAGTGTACTGCTAGGAATTTAAAATCTTTCCTTTGGTTAATATTTACTCTCCTCTGGTTCTGAtttataaaattcaataaaaagttaattcccccacccccacacacacattcttaCTCTCTATctgcttctttttctctttctcagtctGAAATCAGTTCTTTCAAGCCCTCCCTCCGGTGGGACGTTAGATCTGTCTGGCATCCCTCTTGGAGTGAAAGACATGGAGCGTCTCTGTGCTTACCTGCATCACCACGCATCCCGCATCGGCAGCCTTGAGCTGGGCTTCACCGAGCTCACAGACGATGCCTTCCTTCTGCTCCTCCCTACGCTGACATCTCTTCCCCGCCTTGAGACTCTGGCCCTCAATGGCAACAGGCTGACCCGTGCCGTGCTCAAAGAGCTCACAGACATACTGAAAGACCCAGACAGCTTCCCCAGCGTCACCTGGATCGACCTGGGGAACAACGTGGACATCTTCTCCCTCCCACAAGCATTTCTGGTGAGCCTGCGTAAGCGCTGCCCCAAACAGGGCAACCTTCCCACCATCCTTGAGTTCGGCGAGAGCCAGGCCAGCGAGCCAGAGGGCCGAGTGGATGAGGACGATGCAGATGATACAAACAGGACTGAGAGTATGGGAGAACTCAGATCTGAGGTAGAAGAAGAGATTGACAGTAAGATGGAGATCGAGGACATGATGGAGGAGTTGCTGGACTTTGACAGGGAGGTGCAAGGCAAGGAGGACGAAGACGACAGTATGTGGACCTTGGAGGAGCAGCGGCTGGTAAAAGATCCAGTTGCAAAGCAGAGCAAAGAGAAAAGGGCATCCAAAGCAGAGGGAGAAGAGGACTTACAAAGCCAGTCTTCCCATCTGTCCTGCTCCAGCCAGTCACAGCACTCTTCTGGAGCCATCGAGCCTCTAAGACAAAATTCTGTCCCTGACCAGTTAGCGTGTCATTCGAACAACCCTACCTGATTGTCTAATTTGATTAGATGCTGGTCCCTTTAAGAAAAAGAGAAAGCGTGACAGGCTTGTTTTCAGACTGGGTTATCCATGAAGTCATGAAAGGTTTTATAGGGTTGACACTCACAGCAGTTGTCTGTTGTTGCAAAGGAGAAATTAATCACTTGTGAggttaaaataaatctaatatagcTTCTCATTCAGGTTTTTCCCTTCACTGTCAAGTAAATTTATAGATCCAGTCACAAAGGGTGCAGAGGATGTCCAAAGCCAGTCATCCCATCCGTCTTGCTCCAGCCATTCACAGCATGCTTCTGGAGCCTTTAAGAGAAGATTCTGTCTTAGACCAGTTAGCATGTCATTCAGAAACCCGACCTGATTGAAAACACTGAATCTGTAACCTTCGTCCCTTTAAGAAAAAGAGAATGGTGGAGCGTGACAGGCTTGTTTTCAGACTGGGTTACCTATGAACTCATGGGATTCAGCAGGTTTAATAGGGTTGACAATCATGGCTGCTGTCtgtttttgcaaagaagaaaTGAATCACAGAAATAACAAACATACCTTCTTATTCAGGTTTTCCCATTCActgtcttaaaaatgtaaaatatccaGTCACAAAGTGGAGCAAAGAGAAGGCGGCGTCCAAATCCAGTCTTCCCATCTGTCTTGCTCCAACCAGTCACAGCACTCCTCTGGAGCCATCGAGCCCTTAAGAGAAGACCTTGTCCCAAAACAGTTAGCATCATTGAGACAGCGCACCCTGATGGAAGCCACTGTCtaatttaattagttaaagtCTGTAAACTTTGTCCCTTtaagaaaaagagaaagcagGACAGGCTTATTTTCAGACTGGAGTCATGGGATTCAGCAGTTTTTTTAGGGTTGACAATCACAGCGGTTGTCTGTTGTTGCAAAGGAGAAATGGATCACTTGTGAggtacaaaaatatcaaatataccTTCTCATTCAGGTTTTCCCCATCACTGTCATAACCATGAACCTCTGTGTGCCTATGTGCCTGTTCAAAACCCTGCTGgagaagcgtgtgtgtgtgtgtgtgtaggtgcacATTTAGATCAGTTAAACATGCTGGATATAAGCAGATTGGCTTTGCTGTCATGAATTGGTGTGTCCATCTATGCATCTGACTGTCGCAAACATCATGTTCTCTCCAGCAGTTGAAAACAACCTAAATTCTATTCAGTATCGTCCAATGAATATGCATGTCCCGGGTGTCAGGTGGATGGGACGCAGATGAGATCATATTAAGTGCCCCTAATTTATACAGTGGAAAACCAAAATATCTTGTCACACTGTTGGCCCAAAACAATATGTTTGTTTGATAAAGAGCAGCGGGACGGAAGCCAAAGAGAAAAGACTcactccacagaaaaaaagaacgTGTCTTTGGCTATATGATCGTATATTATACTGTTATTCTGTTGTTGCTGCTTGACATGGATTTTGAAGACAATGTAAGGTTTCTTAGCTCAGTTCTTTAGAATAgatacttaaaacaaaaatgatataaaGGTTCCATCTATTTATCCACTGTTATTAAATGATAAAGGTATTTCATATTATAAACATCTATGTAGTGcctaattatatattacattattcaaatgtaattcaaACTAGTTCTGATATGCCAGTAAAtgaaattattgttataatgACAGTGTATATTGATTAGACTGATTTGTCTTAatggaaaacattatttaaaattacttaattgAGAATTAGGATTTATAATATCCATTTATACTGTACtactttgtatattattataatgcttACATGCAAAAATCTTGTTGAGTGTTTTTTAAGTAGTATTATCTCCCTCCCCAAATGATggtttataaaattaattaattaagccTAATTGCTCCTGTAATAAAGTTAACCAATATATTTCAGATTATCATGTCATTTTATGGTCACCGGGTAGCCTCAAAATCTCCTGCTGGTTTTCAAAGCCATACTTCTAGACACGTTCTGCCATTACTGAAAGGGAATTATATATTGATAAAAGTGCACTGAAGAGCTGTGATCAATgaattttgtctgtatttctgTATTCCCACAATGGTTAATAAAGAAAGGAGAATGCTAGGAATGATAAGGAACAGCAATATGTGTATTTGattatttgtaaacaaaacaaaatgtatttgacTGTTGGCATCAAAATCAATAAACCTTTAACAAACATACAATTCATTTATGCATTAACCCTCTATGGTACGCATTATGTTCtaaccatgaaatatttttttaaataagtttttattacatgaaatagcttcaattatacaaatccaaaaaaaaaatgtaaaaaaattttttgggggggtatttAGGAAaacgttgccatatggcaacagtgtaccacaatggaaaatgaccaaaaaagtagtttttctattaaactatgattatcttttctatttaaattgacatttctttTAGATATTGATAGATTTTTATACTTGGGACTCATGCAAACCAAAAGTAAGTAGGTTCCTATCATTTAACCTTCAAAATAGtacttaaaagtattataataatgctTGCAAACGGACAAAAAAATTCGCTTTTGTACCATATATGCATATCAAATTCatcaactttttat is a genomic window of Cyprinus carpio isolate SPL01 chromosome B15, ASM1834038v1, whole genome shotgun sequence containing:
- the LOC109103555 gene encoding leucine-rich repeat-containing protein 75A-like, with the translated sequence MGAKQTKAAGQEAGASPQSTGWKRTPTKERGDILTSIMLRSGDKLRSGGTPPPYQRRIGMIQEMMLMAKQGKHDEATEMLKTLRQDLGMESTSLDDVLYRYASFRNLVDPITHDLIISLAKYIHCPKTEGDALGAMEKVCRQLTYHLSPHTQWRRQGLLKRKPQACLKSVLSSPPSGGTLDLSGIPLGVKDMERLCAYLHHHASRIGSLELGFTELTDDAFLLLLPTLTSLPRLETLALNGNRLTRAVLKELTDILKDPDSFPSVTWIDLGNNVDIFSLPQAFLVSLRKRCPKQGNLPTILEFGESQASEPEGRVDEDDADDTNRTESMGELRSEVEEEIDSKMEIEDMMEELLDFDREVQGKEDEDDSMWTLEEQRLVKDPVAKQSKEKRASKAEGEEDLQSQSSHLSCSSQSQHSSGAIEPLRQNSVPDQLACHSNNPT